The Streptomyces sp. B3I8 nucleotide sequence GCTTCTCGGGGTTGATGTCCTTGATCAGAGTCTTGCAGGCCAGCCGGTTCTTGCCGTTGATCCGCATGGCGTCGGACCCGCAGATGCCGTGCGCGCAGGAGCGGCGGAACGTCAGCGTCCCGTCCACATCCCACTTGATCTTGTGGAGGGCGTCCAGGACGCGCTCCTTGGGGTCCATCTCGAGCTGGAAGTCCTGCCAGGTCGCCTCGGCCGCCACCTCGGGGTTGAAGCGGCGCACGCGCAGGGTGACCGTGATGTAGGGGGAGTCGGCGAAGCCGGGCTCGGGCGTGCCGGCCGCGTCCGCCTTGTCCAGTGTCGGGGTTGCCATCAGTACTTACGCTCCATCGGCTGGTAGCGGGTCTGGACGACCGGCTTGTAGTCGAGACGGATGGACTCGCTGCCGTCGTCGCCCACCTCGCGGTACGCCATGGTGTGGCGCATGAAGTTGACGTCGTCGCGGTTCGGGTAGTCCTCGCGGTAGTGACCGCCGCGGGACTCCTTGCGGGCGAGGGCGGAGACGGCCATGACCTCGGCCAGGTCGAGCAGGTTGCCCAGCTCGATGGCCTCCAGCAGGTCCGTGTTGAACCGCTTGCCCTTGTCCTGGATCGCCACGTTCTTGTACCGGGCGCGAAGCTCGCCGATCTTCTCGACCGCGGTCTTGATCGTCTGCTCGGTGCGGAACACCATGACGTTGGCGTCCATGCATTCCTGCAGCTCGCGCCGCAGTTCGGCCACCCGCTCGGTGCCGGTGGAGGAGCGCAGCCGCTCGATCTGCGCGAGGACCTGGCTCTCCGCGGCCTCCGGCAGCTCCACGAAGTCCGCCTTCTGCGCGTACTCCGCGGCGGCGATGCCCGCGCGGCGGCCGAAGACGTTGATGTCGAGCAGTGAGTTGGTGCCCAGCCGGTTGGCGCCGTGCACGGACACGCAGGCGACCTCGCCGGCCGCGTACAGGCCGGGGACGACCGTCGTGTTGTCGGTCAGCACCTCACCCTGGACGTTCGTCGGGATACCGCCCATCGCGTAGTGCGCGGTGGGCTGGATCGGGATCGGGTCCGTGTAGGGCTCGATGCCGAGGTAGGTGCGCGCGAACTCGGTGATGTCGGGCAGCTTGGCGTCGAGCTGCTCCGGCGGCAGGTGGGTCAGGTCGAGGTAGACATGGTCGCCCTCGGGACCGCAGCCGCGGCCCTCGCGGATCTCCGTGTAGATGGAGCGCGAGACGACGTCGCGCGAGGCGAGGTCCTTCATGACCGGCGCGTACTTCTCCATGAAGCGCTCGCCGTCCTTGTTGCGCAGGATGCCGCCCTCACCGCGGGCGCCCTCCGTCAGCAGGATGCCCATGCGCCAGATGCCGGTCGGGTGGAACTGGAAGAACTCCATGTCCTCCAGCGGCAGCCCGCGCCGGTACACGGCCGCCTGGCCGTCACCGGTCAGGGTGTGCGCGTTCGACGTCACCTTGAAGAACTTGCCCGTGCCGCCGGAGGCGTAGATCACGGACTTCGCCCGGAAGACGTGGATCTCACCGGTGGCCAGCTCGTACGCGACCACGCCCGCCGACTTCTTGACGCCGTCGACCTCGCTGAGGAGCTGGTCCAGGACGTAGAACTCGTTGAAGAACTCCACGCCTTCCTTGACGCAGTTCTGATACAGCGTCTGGAGGATCATGTGGCCGGTGCGGTCCGCGGCGTAGCAGGACCGGCGGACCGGGGCCTCGCCGTGGTTGCGGGAGTGACCGCCGAAGCGGCGCTGGTCGATGGTGCCGTCCGGCGTGCGGTTGAACGGCAGGCCCATCTTCTCCAGGTCGAGGACGGAGTCGATGGCCTCCTTCGCCAGGATCTCGGCGGCGTCCTGGTCGACCAGGTAGTCACCGCCCTTGACCGTGTCGAAGGTGTGCCACTCCCAGTTGTCCTCCTCCACGTTGGCCAGTGCGGCGGCCATGCCGCCCTGCGCGGCGCCCGTGTGGGAGCGGGTGGGGTAGAGCTTGGTCAGCACGGCCGTGCGGCTGCGCTTCGTCGACTCGATGGCCGCGCGCATGCCCGCGCCGCCGGCGCCGACGATGACAGTGTCGTACTTGTGGATCTTCATGATTCTCGCAGCCCCGTGCCTAGCGGATGTTCGGGTCGAAGGTGAAGATCACCAGCGTGCCCAGGACGATCGTCCACACCGTCGCGGTGTAGAGCAGAGCCTTCAGCCACAGGCGGCTCTTCGCGCTCTCCGCGTAGTCGTTGACGATGGTGCGCAGGCCGTTGGCGCCGTGCAGCATCGCCAGCCACAGCATGGCCAGGTCCCAGACCTGCCACCACGGCGAGGCCCAGCGGCCGGCCACGAAGGCGAAGCCGACCTTGGACACGCCACCGTCCAGCACGAGCTGGATCAGCAGGTGGCCGAGGACCAGGACGACCAGGACGATGCCGGACAGCCGCATGAACAGCCAGCCGTACATCTCGAAGTTGCCGCGGGTGGAGCGCGGGGTCTTCTTCGTGCGCTTGCGCGGGGGCTCGATGACGGGCGCCGGGTTGTCGACGCCGTACGACGCCTCGAACGCGCCCGAGCCCTCGACGGGGCCGATTCCGGTTGCGGTGGTCTCAGTGGACATTGCGCGTCAGCTCCCGAACACGACTCGAGCGGCGTGACCGAGGACGGGGTAGATCGCGCCGAGCATCAGCACGACCCACACGCCCACGACGGTCCACAGCATCTGCTTCTGGTAGCGCGGCCCCTTCGACCAGAAGTCGACGGCGATGACCCGCAGGCCGTTCAGCGCGTGGAAGAGGATGGCCGCCACGAGGCCGTACTCGAGCACCGCGACCACGGGCGTCTTGTACGTCGATACGACCTTGTCGTAGGCCTCGGGCGAGACACGGACGAGTGCGGTGTCCAGTACGTGAACGAACAGGAAGAAGAAGATGAGGACGCCGGTGACTCGATGAGCCACCCAGGACCACATTCCTTCCCGGCCGCGGTACAGCGTTCCAGCCGGCACGGAAGAACCCTCTCCAAAGCGGGGACTGGGGCCGGCCGGCTTCGGTGTGTCGGACGGGCCCGGCCGGGTACGGTCCACCGGCCCCGGCCATCGTAGCGACGTGTTGTCGGAACGCTCACCCGGCCCCTGCCGATGTGATCAAACTGGCAATCAATGAGGCACGTACGGCCTACTGGGACGTTCCGAACCGGGGGATCGCGGGGCGTTCCCGTCCTTACCGGGCCGTGTACTCCTGGGTGCCGTCCGCGTACTCCACGCCACCGACCGTGTACTGTCCGGCACCGGCCGCGTAACTGCCGACGAGTCGGGTGAGGCGGCCGCGGGCCAGCC carries:
- the sdhA gene encoding succinate dehydrogenase flavoprotein subunit encodes the protein MKIHKYDTVIVGAGGAGMRAAIESTKRSRTAVLTKLYPTRSHTGAAQGGMAAALANVEEDNWEWHTFDTVKGGDYLVDQDAAEILAKEAIDSVLDLEKMGLPFNRTPDGTIDQRRFGGHSRNHGEAPVRRSCYAADRTGHMILQTLYQNCVKEGVEFFNEFYVLDQLLSEVDGVKKSAGVVAYELATGEIHVFRAKSVIYASGGTGKFFKVTSNAHTLTGDGQAAVYRRGLPLEDMEFFQFHPTGIWRMGILLTEGARGEGGILRNKDGERFMEKYAPVMKDLASRDVVSRSIYTEIREGRGCGPEGDHVYLDLTHLPPEQLDAKLPDITEFARTYLGIEPYTDPIPIQPTAHYAMGGIPTNVQGEVLTDNTTVVPGLYAAGEVACVSVHGANRLGTNSLLDINVFGRRAGIAAAEYAQKADFVELPEAAESQVLAQIERLRSSTGTERVAELRRELQECMDANVMVFRTEQTIKTAVEKIGELRARYKNVAIQDKGKRFNTDLLEAIELGNLLDLAEVMAVSALARKESRGGHYREDYPNRDDVNFMRHTMAYREVGDDGSESIRLDYKPVVQTRYQPMERKY
- a CDS encoding succinate dehydrogenase hydrophobic membrane anchor subunit — protein: MSTETTATGIGPVEGSGAFEASYGVDNPAPVIEPPRKRTKKTPRSTRGNFEMYGWLFMRLSGIVLVVLVLGHLLIQLVLDGGVSKVGFAFVAGRWASPWWQVWDLAMLWLAMLHGANGLRTIVNDYAESAKSRLWLKALLYTATVWTIVLGTLVIFTFDPNIR
- the sdhC gene encoding succinate dehydrogenase, cytochrome b556 subunit, with amino-acid sequence MPAGTLYRGREGMWSWVAHRVTGVLIFFFLFVHVLDTALVRVSPEAYDKVVSTYKTPVVAVLEYGLVAAILFHALNGLRVIAVDFWSKGPRYQKQMLWTVVGVWVVLMLGAIYPVLGHAARVVFGS